In the genome of Leptospira sanjuanensis, one region contains:
- a CDS encoding AbiU2 domain-containing protein has translation MLKVENSKDIEKYINTLSSEIVQANIYLNYWIKVKKEVKKDRLTFTTYNTFWGYVLRGYFLSGLTFLYKFYELSEKSTNLNILNLLKTLRLNKEYFGKEYFLNRNPRRSQYKNLVDSRIIPSIESINADINKIKNNSKIRNLIRWRNNALAHLSAKSIIQDIDIFQDSPLSGVDLITLSEEGLELINKYSDLYNALTSTNKPIGFEDIENLLYVLRKDRILKELEVHKEIMSFRKSR, from the coding sequence ATGTTGAAGGTTGAAAATTCAAAAGATATTGAAAAATACATTAATACTTTGTCTTCTGAAATTGTTCAGGCAAATATTTACTTAAACTATTGGATTAAAGTTAAGAAAGAAGTAAAAAAGGATAGGCTTACATTTACTACATATAATACTTTTTGGGGATACGTTTTAAGGGGTTATTTTCTTTCCGGTCTAACGTTTCTATACAAGTTCTATGAACTTTCAGAAAAGTCTACGAATTTGAATATTTTAAATTTACTCAAAACGTTGAGACTTAATAAAGAATACTTTGGGAAAGAATATTTTTTAAACCGTAATCCACGCCGAAGTCAATATAAAAATTTGGTGGATTCAAGAATTATCCCGAGCATTGAATCGATAAACGCAGATATTAATAAAATTAAAAATAATTCTAAAATTAGAAACTTAATAAGATGGAGAAATAACGCTCTTGCTCATTTGTCAGCAAAATCAATTATTCAGGACATTGATATCTTTCAAGATTCCCCTTTGAGTGGGGTTGATCTTATTACTTTGAGCGAAGAAGGTTTAGAATTGATTAATAAATACTCTGATCTATATAATGCGTTAACATCTACAAATAAACCAATAGGATTTGAAGATATTGAAAATTTGCTTTATGTATTGAGAAAAGATCGTATTTTGAAAGAACTTGAAGTTCATAAGGAAATAATGAGCTTTCGGAAGAGTAGATAA
- a CDS encoding Shedu anti-phage system protein SduA domain-containing protein, which produces MIYKWSLLNSDKKILKKIKAEWNEHLKNKKLTEHDYHKFLSEHAGIILAPDDFSYMVLSKIKLADDYEVDFVTIEDMCSNGMCYNLIEIESPHSPPFTKAGKPSDRLTTALQQIDDWKFWIKENREKFKRLFPNEAYKVFKGHLNYSFTIYIGNRENSEPFLEKRNELAYERNVSIRSFDSLGDYIESNRFSDLAPDYAAEMTEFSDEIRNQLASPFFKATTHSKWKIFLKQRKGNAHIFTWNASTIVNLREYNKLYYDFLDKGISKNSIISRSVNKK; this is translated from the coding sequence ATGATATATAAATGGTCTCTTCTTAATAGTGATAAAAAGATTCTTAAAAAAATAAAAGCAGAATGGAACGAGCATTTAAAGAATAAAAAACTGACCGAACATGATTACCATAAATTTCTCAGTGAACATGCGGGAATTATCTTAGCTCCAGACGATTTCAGTTATATGGTCTTATCGAAGATTAAACTTGCGGATGATTACGAAGTGGATTTTGTAACGATTGAGGATATGTGCAGTAATGGTATGTGCTATAATTTAATAGAAATAGAATCGCCGCATTCTCCACCCTTTACAAAAGCTGGGAAACCTTCGGATAGATTAACGACTGCGCTTCAGCAGATTGATGATTGGAAATTTTGGATTAAAGAAAATAGAGAAAAGTTTAAAAGATTGTTTCCGAACGAAGCTTACAAAGTTTTTAAGGGCCATTTAAATTATTCATTTACTATTTATATTGGAAACCGAGAAAATTCTGAACCTTTCTTAGAAAAAAGAAATGAATTAGCTTATGAAAGAAATGTTTCTATAAGATCGTTTGATAGCCTTGGCGACTACATTGAGTCTAACAGATTTAGCGATTTAGCGCCTGACTATGCAGCTGAAATGACAGAATTCTCTGATGAAATAAGAAATCAACTGGCATCACCATTTTTTAAAGCTACTACTCATTCAAAATGGAAAATATTTTTAAAACAAAGAAAAGGTAATGCGCATATTTTTACATGGAATGCTTCAACAATTGTAAATCTCAGAGAATATAATAAACTCTATTACGACTTTTTAGATAAGGGAATATCCAAAAATAGCATAATATCTCGCTCAGTCAATAAAAAGTAA
- a CDS encoding Shedu anti-phage system protein SduA domain-containing protein, with the protein MPNKLNLTRNLKKSIATNGERAITKFLKNNPDLVLWKFCWTGGHTKFVLNEFQLGNQYKVDFVVLLSYSGNWEVNFIELENTEDKLITKQGIPTKRLNTALSQVKEWKQFVENNRSIVLQDLSRACMKSDLIKYHSTELEPSNYSGQKLKDPDSFVRFTYNIIIGRRESINAKARQKINQFSEYDIKIMSFDGFIDIARKTEENIKKLEKLNRE; encoded by the coding sequence ATGCCTAATAAATTAAACTTAACAAGAAACTTAAAGAAATCCATTGCGACAAATGGAGAGCGGGCAATAACTAAATTTCTAAAAAATAATCCAGATTTAGTGCTTTGGAAATTTTGCTGGACCGGAGGACACACTAAATTCGTTTTAAACGAATTTCAGCTTGGGAACCAATATAAAGTAGATTTCGTTGTTTTACTTTCCTATTCTGGGAATTGGGAAGTGAATTTTATAGAACTTGAAAATACTGAGGACAAGCTAATTACGAAACAAGGTATCCCAACGAAAAGATTAAATACGGCACTTTCGCAGGTTAAGGAATGGAAACAATTTGTTGAAAATAATAGATCGATAGTCCTTCAAGATTTATCCAGAGCCTGTATGAAAAGTGATTTGATTAAATATCATTCTACTGAACTCGAGCCTTCTAACTATTCTGGTCAAAAGCTTAAAGATCCAGATTCTTTCGTGAGATTTACTTACAATATTATAATAGGAAGAAGGGAAAGTATCAATGCAAAAGCTAGGCAAAAAATTAATCAATTTTCTGAGTATGATATTAAGATCATGTCTTTTGATGGTTTTATCGATATTGCTAGAAAAACTGAAGAAAATATTAAAAAACTAGAAAAGCTTAATCGAGAGTAA
- the vapC gene encoding type II toxin-antitoxin system VapC family toxin, whose protein sequence is MKLLVDTSVWSEALRRKGKTLNSEETYLYDIIQNEDDIFVTGIILQEILTGIKEPKMFSEIEEQFRYFNFISPTERDHIEAAKLRNSLSKKGIVLATIDALIAQIAITHNLILATYDNDFLRLSGITKLKVFNFEEYKKSKRKRNVD, encoded by the coding sequence ATGAAATTACTAGTAGATACTTCAGTTTGGTCTGAAGCTTTAAGAAGAAAGGGTAAAACTCTAAATTCTGAAGAAACTTATCTTTACGACATTATTCAAAACGAAGACGATATTTTTGTTACTGGGATAATACTTCAAGAAATTCTCACGGGAATAAAAGAACCGAAAATGTTCTCAGAAATAGAAGAACAGTTTAGATATTTTAATTTCATCTCTCCAACAGAAAGAGATCATATTGAAGCTGCAAAATTAAGAAACTCACTTTCTAAAAAAGGAATCGTATTGGCAACAATCGATGCTTTAATTGCTCAAATTGCAATTACTCACAATCTAATTCTTGCAACTTATGATAATGACTTTTTACGACTTTCAGGAATTACAAAGTTAAAAGTTTTTAATTTCGAAGAATATAAGAAATCTAAAAGAAAACGCAACGTCGACTAA
- a CDS encoding HNH endonuclease, with product MAITLKRQLNDEEKNIILNRHGRHCFATGHLIPDSDSLHYDHIFPFSKGGESELDNIAPMCEFHNKSKGTLSLNDYRIKIKMDEFFELGDRLTLKDLLKYLKGKDEIASYGNKISIEKENELIRLSSHSYSGIFPLQKCPLTSWEYFYGNLPVEILNSDDGEENSYGLQPRYLISTKVFDMYRHFQSYPVLQPSIGRISNDSILLFDGQHKAAALLWNNRKIFECKIYLNPEISKLNQANISAHDKFGQTRFFSSIMILKLGSQFGNDFEEYKSLDDGNIKNEINFLNFIRQRDESLSTADINKRFKNYLYNSILEDENNKLKRLISVSNRSSKDQPLTIDMITKSYFACFLHQSPLSDDMLSENYKRDIESKNLISLMNLTFDLSLSNWNADLPSSDLNQTKLNRIFSSKSIMAWMELFKDAVAAKLEIHDSDEKDKIFYREISDTDFTKIKSILERLFNWQIWSAPIHSDIDTQIAGTKSNLKDWFRNKGLTTGFLLGAPI from the coding sequence ATGGCTATAACATTAAAAAGACAACTAAACGATGAAGAGAAAAATATTATTCTTAACCGACATGGTAGACATTGCTTTGCTACTGGCCACTTAATACCAGATAGCGATTCATTGCACTACGACCATATCTTTCCTTTCTCAAAAGGAGGGGAATCGGAGCTCGATAATATAGCTCCTATGTGTGAATTCCATAATAAATCTAAAGGAACTTTATCTTTAAATGATTATCGGATAAAAATAAAAATGGATGAATTTTTCGAACTTGGAGATAGATTAACTTTAAAAGATTTGCTCAAGTATCTTAAAGGCAAGGATGAAATAGCATCTTATGGAAACAAAATTTCCATAGAAAAAGAAAATGAATTAATTAGACTATCTTCTCATTCATACTCCGGAATATTCCCTTTACAGAAATGTCCTTTAACATCATGGGAATATTTTTATGGGAATCTCCCTGTAGAAATCTTAAATAGTGATGACGGTGAAGAAAATTCTTATGGACTACAACCAAGGTATTTAATTTCGACCAAAGTCTTTGATATGTATAGGCACTTTCAATCTTACCCCGTATTACAACCATCAATTGGAAGAATCAGCAATGACTCAATACTATTGTTTGATGGGCAACATAAAGCAGCCGCACTTCTTTGGAATAATCGCAAGATATTTGAATGTAAAATTTATTTAAATCCGGAAATTTCTAAATTGAATCAAGCGAATATATCGGCTCATGATAAATTTGGTCAAACAAGATTTTTCTCCTCAATTATGATACTCAAACTTGGAAGCCAATTTGGTAATGATTTTGAGGAATATAAAAGTCTTGACGATGGAAACATAAAGAATGAAATCAATTTCTTAAATTTTATTCGGCAAAGAGATGAATCCTTATCCACAGCCGACATAAATAAGCGATTCAAGAATTATCTATACAATTCGATATTAGAAGACGAAAATAATAAGCTTAAGAGACTAATTTCTGTAAGTAATAGAAGTTCGAAAGATCAACCATTGACAATTGATATGATTACAAAATCCTACTTTGCTTGTTTCCTTCACCAATCACCACTTTCGGATGATATGTTATCAGAAAATTATAAACGAGATATTGAATCCAAGAATTTAATTTCTTTAATGAATTTGACATTCGATCTATCCCTCTCAAATTGGAATGCTGATTTGCCTTCCTCGGATCTCAATCAAACAAAGCTAAATAGAATATTCTCCTCTAAATCTATAATGGCGTGGATGGAACTATTTAAGGATGCTGTAGCTGCAAAACTCGAAATACATGATTCAGATGAAAAAGATAAAATATTCTATCGTGAAATATCAGATACTGATTTTACTAAAATAAAATCAATTCTTGAACGTTTATTTAATTGGCAAATTTGGTCTGCTCCAATTCATTCCGACATTGATACACAAATTGCAGGAACAAAAAGTAATCTAAAAGATTGGTTTAGAAATAAAGGTCTAACCACTGGTTTCTTATTAGGTGCCCCTATTTAA
- a CDS encoding type II toxin-antitoxin system VapB family antitoxin, whose product MATNLNIDPKLLEEAYTVSGLRTKRETVNLALIEFIKRHKQKDILKFINLVEYDKSYDYKEARNKR is encoded by the coding sequence ATGGCTACAAACTTAAATATCGATCCAAAATTACTAGAAGAGGCCTATACGGTTAGCGGGTTGCGAACTAAACGTGAGACTGTGAATTTAGCTTTAATCGAATTTATTAAACGTCATAAGCAGAAAGACATTCTCAAATTTATCAATTTAGTCGAGTATGATAAGAGTTACGATTATAAAGAGGCACGTAATAAAAGATAA